A single region of the Roseivivax sp. THAF197b genome encodes:
- a CDS encoding phage terminase large subunit family protein, translating into MGFLASVEAVVARAIAQSIAPPPPPDITRWCEENIVFDARSPMPGPFDISRFAFLREIHDVLSPEHPAREVTIRGSAQWGKTVSIIQPTLAEWHEYTPLDSLIVHPTGSAASEWVNNKWMPMRRQAPGLIRVFGSGRGENRDNTFNQETLDRNGSIKVASAGSPADLTGTSRRLVILDDLSKFETSEKGDPEKLAESRASGYEDAKILRVSTAMIKGTCRITLSYERSDQRLYYVPCPHCGHGQPLTWENFRENIDPERLHAAHFTCISCGCEIRHGDKERIVRLGRWVKHNPNGDHPGFHLWRAYAPQRDWGSIAVEYAQVMGWSRISARTDRPATEDPDASASPGKKLKATQPVVSSTVEQVFWNDVLGLPYEQATDAPDWEILRDRTENAAPGEVLERGFLPATGFIFSAGVDCQEDRIEVHLVAFGANRRRWVIDYKVIPHHIGDEEGRTQLNALLKQEWRTEFGLTFALDILAIDGGAYTDDVWSWAKTHSWNRVIIVKGGSKQNGPLMELQKFERRKDGKAKRSQKRAFILNVSSLKAGLYQHLEKEMPDERGYTQFARDLGDEFYRMLTAETRVLRRNVVGVMTSRWELVEPTRRNEALDTMNYAEAGALRKGWASMTDDQWDALAAERGAVPDTPQGDLFDAELPMAAASAAPKPKQNRAADPAARLAKALRPHD; encoded by the coding sequence ATGGGTTTCCTGGCTTCGGTCGAGGCGGTGGTAGCGCGTGCTATCGCCCAGTCGATCGCACCCCCGCCTCCGCCTGACATCACCAGGTGGTGCGAGGAGAACATCGTTTTCGACGCCCGGTCGCCGATGCCTGGCCCGTTCGATATCTCTCGGTTCGCCTTTCTGCGTGAGATCCACGATGTGCTGTCACCGGAACACCCGGCGCGCGAGGTGACGATCCGAGGCTCCGCACAATGGGGCAAGACAGTTTCGATCATTCAGCCAACGCTGGCGGAATGGCACGAGTACACACCGCTCGACAGCTTGATCGTGCATCCGACCGGGAGCGCAGCGAGTGAATGGGTCAACAACAAGTGGATGCCAATGCGTCGACAGGCGCCCGGCCTCATTCGCGTGTTTGGATCTGGCCGCGGTGAGAACCGCGACAACACGTTCAATCAGGAGACCCTCGATCGAAACGGCTCGATCAAGGTCGCCTCGGCGGGTTCGCCCGCGGATCTCACGGGCACGAGCCGACGGCTTGTGATCCTCGATGACCTTTCGAAGTTCGAGACGTCGGAAAAGGGCGATCCGGAGAAGCTCGCCGAAAGCCGAGCGTCGGGATACGAGGATGCAAAGATCCTTCGCGTCTCAACAGCGATGATCAAGGGCACCTGCCGGATCACGTTGTCTTACGAGCGCAGTGATCAGCGCCTCTATTACGTTCCGTGCCCGCATTGCGGACATGGACAGCCGCTGACGTGGGAGAACTTTCGGGAGAACATCGATCCCGAGCGCCTGCACGCGGCGCATTTCACCTGCATCTCTTGCGGCTGCGAAATCCGTCATGGCGACAAGGAGCGCATTGTGCGCCTCGGCCGATGGGTGAAGCACAACCCGAACGGCGATCACCCGGGCTTTCACCTCTGGCGGGCCTATGCGCCGCAGCGGGACTGGGGCTCGATAGCTGTTGAATATGCCCAGGTCATGGGCTGGTCGCGCATCTCTGCGCGCACCGATCGACCGGCAACTGAGGACCCGGATGCTTCGGCATCGCCAGGTAAGAAACTGAAGGCCACGCAGCCGGTGGTCAGCTCTACCGTCGAGCAGGTGTTCTGGAACGACGTGCTGGGCCTGCCGTATGAGCAGGCCACGGATGCGCCCGACTGGGAAATCTTGCGGGACCGCACCGAGAATGCGGCTCCTGGCGAAGTCCTCGAGCGGGGCTTTCTGCCCGCGACGGGGTTTATCTTTTCCGCGGGCGTCGACTGCCAGGAGGATCGCATCGAAGTTCACCTCGTGGCTTTCGGTGCGAACCGCAGGCGGTGGGTGATCGATTACAAGGTGATCCCGCACCACATCGGCGACGAGGAAGGCCGGACGCAGTTGAACGCGCTCCTCAAGCAGGAATGGCGGACTGAGTTCGGTCTGACCTTCGCGCTCGACATCCTGGCGATCGACGGTGGCGCCTATACCGACGACGTCTGGAGCTGGGCGAAGACCCATAGCTGGAACCGGGTGATTATCGTCAAGGGCGGCTCAAAGCAAAACGGTCCGCTGATGGAGCTGCAAAAGTTCGAGCGGCGCAAGGATGGCAAAGCAAAGAGATCGCAGAAACGCGCGTTCATCCTGAACGTCTCGTCGCTGAAGGCCGGACTTTACCAGCATCTCGAGAAGGAGATGCCGGATGAGCGTGGCTACACGCAGTTCGCGCGGGATCTCGGAGACGAGTTCTATCGCATGCTGACCGCCGAAACGCGGGTCCTGCGGCGCAACGTGGTGGGGGTGATGACCAGCCGTTGGGAATTGGTCGAACCGACACGGCGGAACGAAGCGCTCGACACGATGAACTACGCAGAGGCCGGGGCACTTCGGAAAGGCTGGGCCTCGATGACCGATGATCAATGGGATGCGCTCGCCGCCGAGCGGGGCGCCGTTCCGGACACACCGCAAGGCGATCTTTTCGACGCTGAGCTGCCGATGGCCGCGGCGAGTGCCGCGCCAAAACCGAAACAGAACCGTGCGGCTGATCCTGCCGCGCGCCTAGCGAAAGCATTGAGGCCCCATGACTGA
- the gpW gene encoding gpW family head-tail joining protein, translating into MTDTAILEQNLADAETALHKVMIGQSVTVVSYDGHRTEFTPAMESQLRRYINSLKRQLGQGAGAGSRTVVF; encoded by the coding sequence ATGACTGACACAGCCATCCTCGAGCAGAACCTCGCGGACGCCGAGACCGCTCTTCACAAGGTCATGATCGGGCAAAGCGTGACTGTCGTTTCCTATGACGGCCATCGCACGGAATTCACGCCCGCCATGGAAAGCCAATTGCGCCGCTACATCAATTCGCTGAAGCGTCAGCTCGGGCAGGGCGCCGGGGCAGGTTCGCGCACGGTGGTGTTCTGA